In a single window of the Gemmatimonadota bacterium genome:
- a CDS encoding ATP-dependent 6-phosphofructokinase, whose protein sequence is MKIAISTGGGDAPGLNAVIRSAVLTAHDRGWECVGIRRGFHGLYDGSGIIPLGPEQVRGITHLGGTILGTTNRGNPLRWPQLQPDGRVVEVDRCDELMAAFDREGIDALISIGGDGSLGIAAELWRRGLKVVGVPKTIDNDVPGTDCTFGFDTAVTTATDALDKLHTTAEAHDRVMVVELMGRHAGWITLHSGLSATADVILIPEIPFDIEIVCEKIRARERAGRHFSVVVVSEGATPVGGTVTLREKGTAGTSDRLGGIAELVAHGIALRTGKETRSLVLGHLQRGGSPTTFDRLLALRFGSAAIRAIADGDFGTMVAFQPPNVVRIPMDQVVGRTKTVPLDSGIILTARHLGISFGD, encoded by the coding sequence GTGAAAATTGCCATATCCACCGGCGGCGGCGACGCCCCGGGCCTCAATGCCGTCATCCGCTCTGCCGTCCTGACCGCTCACGACCGGGGCTGGGAATGCGTCGGCATCCGCCGCGGGTTTCACGGTCTCTATGACGGTTCCGGCATCATCCCTCTCGGCCCCGAACAGGTGCGTGGCATCACCCACCTCGGCGGCACCATCCTCGGCACTACCAACCGCGGCAATCCGCTTCGCTGGCCCCAGCTCCAACCTGACGGTCGGGTCGTCGAAGTCGACCGTTGCGACGAGCTGATGGCGGCCTTCGACCGTGAAGGAATCGACGCCCTGATTTCCATCGGCGGCGACGGCTCCCTCGGGATCGCGGCCGAACTCTGGCGCCGCGGGCTCAAGGTCGTTGGCGTCCCGAAGACGATCGACAACGACGTTCCTGGCACGGATTGCACCTTCGGGTTCGATACCGCCGTCACGACGGCCACCGATGCCCTCGACAAGCTCCACACCACGGCCGAAGCCCACGATCGGGTGATGGTGGTCGAGCTGATGGGGCGCCACGCGGGCTGGATCACGCTGCACAGCGGGCTCTCCGCCACCGCCGACGTGATCCTGATCCCCGAGATTCCGTTCGATATCGAGATCGTGTGCGAGAAGATCCGCGCGCGCGAACGCGCCGGACGGCACTTCTCCGTCGTGGTCGTCTCCGAAGGCGCGACGCCGGTCGGTGGCACCGTCACCCTGCGCGAGAAGGGCACTGCCGGGACCAGTGATCGGCTCGGCGGCATCGCGGAGCTGGTGGCCCACGGGATCGCGCTTCGTACCGGCAAGGAGACCCGATCACTTGTGCTCGGCCATCTCCAGCGCGGCGGTTCGCCGACCACCTTCGATCGCTTGCTGGCACTTCGCTTCGGTTCAGCAGCGATCCGGGCGATCGCCGACGGCGACTTCGGGACCATGGTCGCCTTCCAGCCGCCCAATGTGGTCCGCATCCCGATGGACCAGGTCGTCGGTCGCACCAAGACCGTCCCGCTCGATTCCGGCATCATCCTCACTGCGCGCCATCTCGGTATCTCCTTCGGAGATTGA
- a CDS encoding cytochrome c: MSISSRAPLALLTVGLLAATRLTAQAQGQPTPPDSAAIRQAQGKRIFEGKGLCFSCHGPQGEGVLGPTTRLAAGKIWLHVKDGTQAEIAAMIRVGIESEKSQSGTAMPARGGARLTDAEVDLVAAYVVELHKRSPVK, from the coding sequence ATGTCGATTTCGTCTCGTGCTCCCCTCGCGCTGCTTACCGTGGGCCTGCTGGCCGCCACTCGTTTGACGGCGCAAGCCCAGGGTCAGCCTACGCCGCCGGATTCGGCCGCGATCCGGCAGGCTCAGGGCAAGCGGATTTTCGAGGGAAAGGGTCTCTGTTTCTCCTGCCACGGGCCGCAGGGTGAGGGCGTGCTCGGCCCGACGACTCGCCTCGCCGCCGGCAAGATCTGGCTGCACGTGAAGGATGGCACCCAGGCCGAGATCGCCGCGATGATTCGGGTCGGGATCGAGTCGGAGAAGTCGCAGAGCGGGACGGCGATGCCGGCTCGCGGCGGTGCGCGGCTCACCGATGCCGAGGTCGATCTGGTCGCGGCGTACGTGGTGGAGCTTCACAAGCGCTCACCAGTCAAGTGA
- a CDS encoding helix-turn-helix domain-containing protein: protein MSGHLDLTPFGFTPTEGLIYEVLLTGGPGTGYTIARAAGLARANVYAALEGLVSKGAARVEEGRPRRFRPEPPSTLLARLSDRQGEAMERLGQSLAALAVPDTPTLVELASPRGAIQLMGHEVARADTHIELLAPADGCLALLPQLRRAASVGVSLDISSLAPVPMGAIEVTVIPPPVWPGDPVLLVVDDRAALVGARTGEQFSGHWGSGPAFVAAARRALLALKEGR, encoded by the coding sequence GTGTCCGGCCATCTCGACCTGACACCGTTCGGCTTCACGCCGACGGAAGGGCTGATCTATGAGGTACTCCTCACCGGCGGCCCTGGCACCGGCTACACGATCGCCCGGGCCGCAGGTCTCGCGCGCGCCAATGTCTATGCTGCCCTCGAAGGCCTGGTCTCCAAGGGCGCCGCGCGAGTCGAGGAAGGGCGGCCACGGCGCTTCCGGCCCGAGCCACCGAGCACGCTCCTCGCCCGACTGAGCGATCGGCAGGGCGAGGCGATGGAGCGACTGGGGCAATCACTGGCGGCGCTGGCGGTACCCGATACGCCAACCCTGGTGGAACTCGCCTCGCCACGCGGCGCCATCCAGCTGATGGGCCACGAGGTCGCGCGCGCCGATACTCATATCGAGCTCCTCGCCCCCGCAGATGGTTGTCTGGCACTCCTGCCCCAGTTGCGGCGCGCCGCGAGCGTGGGCGTCTCACTCGACATCTCTTCGCTCGCTCCAGTGCCAATGGGCGCCATCGAGGTGACGGTCATTCCGCCGCCGGTCTGGCCAGGAGACCCCGTGCTACTCGTGGTGGATGATCGTGCGGCGCTGGTCGGTGCGCGCACCGGGGAGCAGTTCTCCGGTCACTGGGGGAGCGGCCCCGCATTTGTCGCCGCCGCTCGTCGCGCACTGCTCGCCCTGAAGGAGGGGCGATGA
- a CDS encoding diguanylate cyclase: protein MRVPPVDPAQNDEHDEVFLGLQRDYLREAPARLAELRKDLAAFRSGEPDALESLRQRFHRLAGSGGSYGFPRVTEVGRAMEHRILTPPMPTVQDADQIEQAIQDLKAAFDTAAVDLGMPMVLGRLPGFGWRTLLVMRAAGIRDEIVRSLEETGFVVDIREGDVDPWDVAPSERPDLVVIGTESGEDPLALARYWAAATPERPRAVVLADPTERFDRLRTAAAGVDAVFGPSTLPRGLAQYARALAQIGAPPANVVVVEDDPAQAQLFSTWLGQLNARVTICATAGQAREALAIETPDLVLLDVDLPDVDGYALARLMRQDARLALVPIVFLTARHSLADEMEGLRAGGDDFLAKPVERSHLLQVVLTRTERGRRIRELVHRDGLTGVLNHATLMAELEHAIAFAGRHGEPLTFLMLDLDHFKRINDTYGHLVGDQVLMHVARVFKKGIRGSDMLGRYGGEEFGIILRRCPPANGRTIADKMRQALADATLTLGSNEPVSMRVSIGVATFPGSGKTAVEVASAADRALYRAKSSGRDRVEMG from the coding sequence ATGAGAGTGCCGCCGGTGGACCCGGCCCAGAACGACGAGCACGACGAAGTCTTCCTCGGGCTGCAGCGCGACTACCTCCGTGAAGCACCGGCGCGCCTCGCCGAACTCCGCAAGGATCTCGCGGCGTTCCGTTCGGGCGAGCCTGACGCACTCGAGTCGTTGCGGCAACGCTTCCACCGACTCGCCGGGTCGGGCGGCTCGTACGGCTTCCCGCGTGTCACCGAAGTCGGTCGCGCGATGGAGCACCGGATCCTGACGCCGCCGATGCCGACGGTGCAGGACGCTGACCAGATCGAGCAGGCCATTCAGGATCTCAAGGCCGCATTCGACACCGCCGCGGTCGACCTCGGCATGCCGATGGTACTCGGTCGACTCCCCGGCTTCGGCTGGCGCACGTTACTGGTGATGCGAGCCGCGGGGATTCGTGACGAGATCGTCCGGTCGCTCGAAGAGACGGGGTTCGTGGTCGACATTCGCGAGGGCGATGTTGATCCATGGGACGTGGCACCTTCCGAACGACCGGACCTGGTCGTGATCGGGACCGAGTCAGGCGAGGACCCGCTCGCACTGGCACGTTATTGGGCCGCCGCAACTCCGGAACGTCCGCGCGCGGTGGTGCTGGCCGATCCGACCGAGCGCTTCGACCGGTTGCGTACCGCCGCGGCCGGCGTCGATGCGGTCTTCGGACCGAGCACGTTACCGCGCGGCCTGGCGCAGTACGCTCGCGCTCTGGCCCAGATCGGCGCGCCGCCCGCCAACGTGGTTGTGGTCGAGGACGATCCGGCACAGGCGCAGCTCTTCTCGACCTGGCTCGGCCAGCTCAACGCACGGGTCACCATCTGCGCCACGGCGGGTCAGGCACGTGAAGCCCTGGCGATCGAGACACCCGACCTCGTGCTGCTCGACGTCGATCTGCCTGACGTGGACGGCTATGCCCTTGCGCGGCTGATGCGGCAGGATGCCCGCCTCGCGCTGGTACCAATCGTCTTCCTCACGGCGCGGCACTCGCTGGCCGACGAAATGGAAGGGCTGCGCGCGGGCGGCGACGACTTCCTCGCCAAGCCGGTGGAGCGAAGCCACCTGTTGCAGGTGGTGCTCACGCGCACCGAGCGCGGTCGCCGGATCCGGGAGCTGGTCCATCGCGACGGGCTCACCGGCGTGCTCAACCACGCGACGCTGATGGCCGAACTCGAGCATGCGATTGCGTTTGCAGGGCGTCATGGCGAGCCGCTGACCTTCCTGATGCTCGACCTCGATCACTTCAAGCGGATCAACGACACCTACGGTCACCTTGTTGGCGACCAGGTGCTGATGCACGTGGCGCGAGTCTTCAAGAAGGGGATCCGTGGCAGCGACATGCTCGGGCGCTACGGCGGCGAGGAGTTCGGGATCATCCTTCGTCGTTGTCCACCAGCGAACGGCAGAACCATCGCCGACAAGATGCGCCAGGCGCTTGCCGACGCCACGCTCACCCTCGGCAGCAACGAACCGGTCTCGATGCGCGTGAGCATCGGCGTGGCGACCTTCCCCGGCTCCGGCAAGACCGCAGTGGAAGTGGCGAGCGCGGCGGACCGTGCGTTGTATCGGGCGAAGAGCAGCGGAAGAGATCGGGTGGAGATGGGATGA
- the lon gene encoding endopeptidase La: MSERLSLPVLPLRDVVLFPGVTAPIGAGRPMTIKAIEAALASPDKLIFAVAQRENVEGVTPEGLHAIGTIARIGQLQRGMSGMQLLLHGERRGMTVTMTEENGHLVAAVVPMDDLPPVSDNDPNFIALHKELRARAAELGQKSGLPEEVVQQVLNGVDDPGRFADLVAGYLDLEAKQRQSLLETLAVDERLRRVLVQVQRQISVLDAQEEIKTQVQEELGDRQREIYLREQLKTIRRELGDEDEAGEVDELELRLEALDLPEDARKEVDRELGRLRRIGRESMESQVIRTYLEHVAELPWNDRTDERLDLPEAGRILDSDHYALGDVKDRVLEFLAVRAMRARRDAAAAAESAASAHPEPAASAANVPSSTPGGAGGDPTDGAPGRAATSVADSAADSADPEEASKRSPILLFVGPPGVGKTSVAKSIARAMGRKYVRISLGGARDEADIRGHRRTYVGAMPGRIIQGMKQAGTRNPVFLLDEIDKLGVSFQGDPASALLEVLDPAQNDSFTDHYLGIPFDLSEVLFVATANFVQNIPGPLLDRMEVVEFSGYIEAEKVAIAEKYLVPRQVEENGLTTEEISFTGPALLELVQRYTREAGVRQLEREVGKVARKAARRIADGAATVVEVTPALVREFLGRPKLHPEQKSGVDQIGTATGMYYTPMGGDIMFVEASSMRGKGELVLTGQLGDVMKESARAAWTYAKAHAAALHIPEEMFDRDLHIHVPAGAIPKDGPSAGITMATALVSALSGREVRHDIAMTGEVTLRGRVLPIGGVKEKLLGALRAGITRIIVPKDNESDLDDLPAEARKRLEVYPVEELGEVLALALRDVRYTEGKLLFGDENPRDVVALSAPFKH; this comes from the coding sequence GTGTCCGAACGTCTGAGTCTTCCCGTCCTGCCGCTGCGGGACGTCGTCCTCTTCCCCGGGGTTACCGCGCCGATTGGCGCCGGTCGCCCGATGACCATCAAGGCGATCGAGGCCGCCCTCGCCTCGCCCGACAAGCTGATCTTCGCGGTCGCCCAGCGCGAAAACGTCGAAGGCGTCACGCCCGAAGGGCTGCACGCCATCGGCACTATTGCGCGCATCGGCCAGCTCCAGCGCGGCATGTCGGGGATGCAGCTCCTCCTTCACGGTGAGCGGCGCGGGATGACCGTGACCATGACCGAGGAGAACGGCCACCTCGTGGCAGCAGTCGTCCCGATGGACGATCTCCCCCCCGTGAGCGACAACGACCCGAATTTCATTGCGCTCCACAAGGAGCTTCGCGCCCGGGCGGCCGAGCTGGGCCAGAAGTCGGGCCTGCCGGAAGAAGTGGTCCAGCAGGTGCTCAACGGTGTCGACGACCCAGGTCGCTTCGCCGACCTCGTGGCCGGCTACCTCGACCTCGAGGCCAAGCAGCGGCAGTCGCTCCTTGAAACCCTCGCCGTCGACGAGCGGCTCCGTCGCGTCCTCGTGCAGGTGCAGCGACAGATCTCGGTGCTCGACGCCCAGGAGGAGATCAAGACCCAGGTCCAGGAAGAACTCGGCGATCGTCAGCGCGAGATCTACCTGCGTGAACAGCTCAAGACCATTCGTCGCGAGCTCGGCGACGAAGACGAGGCGGGTGAAGTCGATGAACTCGAGCTCCGTCTCGAAGCACTCGACCTCCCCGAGGACGCGCGCAAGGAAGTCGATCGCGAACTCGGACGCCTCCGCCGCATCGGCCGCGAGTCGATGGAGTCGCAGGTGATCCGGACCTACCTCGAGCACGTGGCCGAACTGCCCTGGAACGATCGCACCGACGAACGGCTCGATCTTCCCGAGGCCGGTCGCATTCTCGACTCCGATCACTACGCCCTCGGCGACGTGAAGGACCGCGTCCTCGAATTCCTGGCGGTTCGTGCCATGCGCGCGCGGCGTGATGCTGCGGCCGCGGCGGAATCCGCGGCTTCAGCCCACCCGGAGCCCGCGGCTTCAGCCGCGAACGTTCCCAGCAGTACACCGGGCGGCGCTGGTGGTGACCCAACGGATGGGGCGCCCGGCCGAGCCGCGACTTCAGTCGCGGATTCGGCCGCGGATTCGGCCGACCCCGAAGAAGCCTCCAAGCGCTCGCCCATCCTGCTCTTCGTCGGCCCTCCTGGCGTCGGCAAGACATCGGTGGCCAAGAGCATCGCCCGTGCGATGGGACGGAAGTACGTCCGCATCTCGCTGGGCGGCGCCCGTGACGAGGCCGATATTCGCGGCCACCGCCGCACCTATGTCGGTGCGATGCCTGGGCGCATCATCCAGGGGATGAAGCAGGCCGGCACCCGCAACCCGGTCTTCCTGCTCGACGAAATCGACAAGCTCGGCGTCTCGTTTCAGGGCGATCCTGCCTCGGCGCTGCTCGAGGTGCTCGATCCGGCACAGAACGATTCGTTCACTGATCACTACCTCGGGATTCCCTTCGACCTGAGCGAAGTGCTCTTCGTGGCGACGGCGAACTTCGTCCAGAACATTCCCGGACCGCTGCTCGACCGGATGGAAGTGGTGGAATTCTCGGGCTACATCGAGGCCGAAAAGGTCGCCATTGCCGAGAAGTACCTGGTACCGCGGCAGGTCGAGGAAAACGGCCTGACCACGGAAGAGATTTCGTTCACCGGCCCCGCGCTCCTCGAACTGGTACAGCGCTACACTCGCGAAGCGGGTGTGCGTCAGCTCGAGCGTGAAGTGGGCAAGGTCGCCCGCAAGGCGGCGCGCCGGATCGCTGATGGTGCGGCGACGGTGGTAGAGGTCACGCCTGCCCTGGTGCGCGAATTCCTCGGCCGACCCAAGCTCCATCCGGAGCAGAAGTCGGGCGTCGACCAGATCGGGACCGCGACCGGGATGTACTACACCCCGATGGGTGGCGACATCATGTTCGTCGAGGCCTCGTCAATGCGCGGCAAGGGTGAGCTGGTGCTCACCGGGCAGCTCGGCGACGTGATGAAGGAGTCGGCGCGCGCGGCATGGACCTACGCCAAGGCGCACGCCGCAGCGCTGCACATTCCCGAGGAGATGTTCGACCGCGACCTGCACATTCACGTGCCGGCCGGCGCCATCCCGAAGGACGGCCCGAGTGCCGGTATCACGATGGCGACCGCGCTCGTCTCGGCGCTGTCAGGTCGCGAGGTGCGTCACGACATCGCGATGACCGGTGAAGTCACCCTTCGTGGTCGGGTGCTCCCCATCGGCGGCGTGAAGGAGAAGCTCCTCGGCGCGCTGCGTGCGGGCATTACCCGGATTATCGTGCCGAAGGACAACGAGTCCGATCTCGACGATCTGCCGGCCGAGGCGCGCAAGCGGCTCGAGGTCTACCCGGTGGAAGAACTCGGCGAGGTGCTGGCGCTCGCGCTGCGTGATGTTCGCTACACCGAAGGGAAGCTGCTCTTCGGTGACGAGAACCCGAGAGATGTGGTCGCGTTGAGTGCGCCGTTCAAGCACTAA
- a CDS encoding serine/threonine-protein kinase: MSDPAQHALPTLLKEALGDAYTIEGEIGRGGMGVVYRARDERLQRRVAVKVLPPELAFSKEIRERFTREAQTAAKLAHPHIVPIHDVGEGQGIVYFVMGLIEGESLAARIRRRGRVPAEETRRIMKETADALSAAHGQGVIHRDIKPDNILLEGTRGRVMVTDFGIAKAMSGTSNATLTSAGMAIGTPSYMSPEQAAGEREIDGRSDLYSLGVVAFQMLSGELPFNAPTVAGILMKHITEPAALLHEKYPDIPEDLSLAVARCLEKDPTNRWPSADGLRRSLESRNVAGYRPTGLGWKAETRPQSPAGRGARPTRPLAGDRPSPRSLDRTGSARPSSTRPSSTARPTRGAGERPGSGGTRGNLPARPGERGLSARDAANAAREAARAAREARRRGKNELPLPETGEPVVVRQARAEFARFAAINGGLFMLNVFTGLHSPWFLFPLAGMSFNLFKRYSDLWQAGYSWRDVLHRPDAPDAISGGGSIKKIKGVKSLAAPSKAEFGTQYDRMMQMHGDRIAILTLWAKLGDADRELLPEMIQTVEGLHDRAVDLAQALNAMDAAALGGDEGLRIDVRLAEVKARPESEERDRQVAMLERQRQARTDLTTRRTQISDRFESCVLAMQNLRFDILRLRQSGVGAVINDLTQATQQARALSRDVDNAIDVATELREAL; encoded by the coding sequence ATGAGCGATCCTGCCCAGCACGCGCTGCCGACGCTCCTGAAGGAGGCGCTCGGCGACGCCTATACGATCGAGGGCGAGATCGGCCGGGGCGGCATGGGGGTGGTCTACCGCGCGCGCGACGAACGGTTGCAGCGGCGCGTTGCCGTCAAGGTGCTCCCGCCTGAGCTGGCCTTCTCCAAGGAAATCCGCGAACGCTTCACCCGTGAAGCGCAGACGGCCGCGAAGCTGGCGCATCCGCACATCGTCCCGATCCACGACGTCGGAGAAGGTCAGGGTATCGTCTACTTCGTGATGGGACTGATCGAGGGCGAGTCGCTCGCGGCCAGGATTCGTCGTCGCGGTCGCGTGCCTGCCGAAGAAACGCGCAGGATCATGAAAGAGACGGCCGACGCACTCTCCGCCGCACATGGGCAGGGCGTGATTCATCGTGACATCAAGCCCGACAACATCCTGCTCGAAGGAACACGTGGCCGCGTGATGGTGACGGACTTCGGTATCGCGAAGGCGATGTCGGGGACGAGCAACGCGACACTCACGAGTGCTGGCATGGCGATCGGCACGCCGTCGTACATGTCGCCGGAGCAGGCGGCGGGCGAGCGCGAGATCGACGGACGGAGCGATCTCTATTCGCTCGGTGTCGTCGCATTCCAGATGCTCTCAGGTGAGTTGCCGTTCAACGCGCCCACCGTGGCCGGCATCCTGATGAAGCACATCACCGAGCCGGCGGCGCTGCTGCACGAGAAGTACCCGGATATTCCCGAGGATCTTTCACTCGCGGTCGCGCGCTGCCTCGAGAAGGATCCGACCAATCGCTGGCCCTCGGCCGACGGCCTGCGACGGTCGCTCGAGAGTCGCAATGTCGCGGGTTACCGCCCCACCGGGCTTGGGTGGAAGGCCGAGACGCGGCCACAGTCGCCGGCTGGTCGCGGCGCACGGCCAACGCGGCCGCTCGCGGGGGATCGTCCCTCACCGCGCTCGCTGGATCGCACTGGCAGCGCGCGTCCGTCGTCGACCCGGCCGTCGTCAACCGCGCGGCCGACGCGTGGCGCAGGTGAACGCCCGGGGTCTGGCGGGACGCGAGGAAATCTTCCGGCTCGCCCGGGCGAACGCGGCCTCAGTGCGCGTGACGCTGCGAATGCGGCGCGAGAAGCGGCGCGTGCGGCGCGCGAAGCGCGTCGGCGCGGCAAGAACGAGTTGCCGCTGCCGGAGACTGGTGAGCCAGTCGTCGTGCGTCAGGCCCGCGCCGAGTTCGCACGATTTGCTGCCATCAACGGCGGCCTCTTCATGCTGAACGTCTTTACCGGGCTGCACTCGCCATGGTTCCTCTTCCCGCTCGCCGGGATGTCGTTCAATCTGTTCAAGCGCTATTCCGACCTGTGGCAGGCAGGCTACTCGTGGCGCGACGTACTGCATCGCCCGGACGCACCGGACGCGATCAGCGGCGGCGGCTCAATCAAGAAGATCAAGGGAGTGAAGAGTCTCGCGGCGCCCAGCAAGGCGGAGTTCGGCACGCAGTACGACCGGATGATGCAGATGCACGGCGACCGGATCGCGATCCTCACGCTCTGGGCCAAGCTCGGTGACGCCGATCGCGAGCTCCTTCCCGAAATGATCCAGACGGTGGAAGGCCTGCACGACCGGGCGGTCGACCTGGCGCAGGCGCTCAACGCGATGGACGCTGCCGCGCTCGGAGGTGACGAAGGGTTGCGGATCGATGTGCGGCTCGCCGAAGTAAAGGCGCGCCCCGAGAGCGAGGAACGCGATCGCCAGGTCGCGATGCTCGAACGGCAGCGCCAGGCGCGCACCGATCTCACGACGCGCCGGACCCAGATCTCCGATCGCTTCGAGAGCTGCGTGCTGGCGATGCAGAACCTGCGCTTCGACATCCTCCGCCTCCGCCAGAGCGGCGTGGGCGCGGTGATCAACGATCTCACCCAGGCCACGCAGCAGGCGCGCGCGCTCAGCCGCGATGTCGACAATGCGATTGATGTGGCGACGGAGCTGAGAGAGGCGCTGTAA
- a CDS encoding thiamine pyrophosphate-dependent enzyme gives MATRTQSRPKAATKLDKGDLLEFFRLITLSRRLDDKEIQLKRQNRIFFQISGAGHEAVLVAAAKVFRAAHDWFYLYYRDRAICLGLGMTATEQLLSAVAAADDPNSGGRQMPSHWGHKDLNIVSVSSPTGTQFLQAVGAAETWLRASANPAIAEMTPGDEVVLCTTGDGTTSEGEFWEAMNSACNLKLPVVFLVEDNGYAISVPVEVNTAGGSISKLVQSFPNLLVLEVDGCDPLASYDVMLKAHDYARQRKGPALVHAKVIRPYSHSLSDDEVHYRTLEERDRDAARDPFHTFPRYLLEQGVATEAELELIRAQVEEEVNVATDIALAAPQPALSTIYDYVYSPDVDPTAEQFDTEDDPQFSGDPTTMVDLLNACLKDEMARDPKILIFGQDVADASKESALPDVKGKGGVFKVTWGLQKQFGSNRVYNSPLAEANIVGRAIGLATRGMKPVVEIQFFDYIWPAYMQLRDELALMRWRSNNTFASPVVVRVTYGGYLKGGAVYHSQTGAAIFTGVPGLRVICPSTALDANGLLRTAIRCEDPVLFLEHKHLYRQAYNKGSYPGPNFMIPFGKAKVVREGTDATVITYGAVVQRTIQAAKELEEATGKRVEVIDLRSLNPVDWDTIADSVKKTNRVIVAYEDSLSWGYGSEISAKIADEMFHWLDAPVRRVAATDTFVAYAPELEDVILPQTATLKAAMEEILAY, from the coding sequence ATGGCAACTCGCACGCAGTCCCGGCCCAAGGCCGCCACCAAGCTCGACAAGGGCGACCTGCTCGAATTCTTCCGGCTGATCACGCTCTCGCGCCGCCTGGACGACAAGGAAATCCAGCTCAAGCGCCAGAACCGGATCTTCTTCCAGATTTCGGGCGCCGGGCACGAGGCCGTGCTCGTGGCCGCGGCCAAGGTCTTCCGCGCCGCCCACGACTGGTTCTACCTCTACTATCGCGACCGGGCCATCTGCCTCGGCCTCGGGATGACGGCGACGGAACAACTCCTCTCTGCCGTGGCCGCCGCCGACGATCCCAACTCCGGCGGTCGCCAGATGCCCTCGCACTGGGGTCACAAGGATCTCAACATCGTCTCGGTGTCGAGTCCGACCGGTACCCAGTTCCTGCAGGCCGTCGGTGCCGCAGAGACCTGGCTCCGTGCCTCGGCCAATCCCGCCATCGCGGAGATGACGCCTGGTGACGAAGTCGTCCTCTGCACCACGGGCGACGGCACCACCAGCGAGGGTGAATTCTGGGAGGCGATGAATTCGGCTTGCAATCTCAAGCTGCCGGTGGTCTTTCTCGTCGAAGACAACGGCTACGCGATTTCGGTTCCGGTCGAGGTCAACACGGCCGGCGGTTCGATCTCGAAGCTGGTGCAGTCGTTTCCGAATCTGCTGGTGCTCGAAGTCGATGGCTGCGACCCGCTCGCTTCCTATGATGTGATGCTCAAGGCGCACGACTACGCCCGCCAGCGGAAGGGACCCGCGCTGGTGCACGCCAAGGTCATCCGCCCCTATTCGCACTCCCTCTCCGACGATGAAGTGCATTATCGCACCCTCGAAGAGCGGGATCGCGATGCCGCGCGCGATCCGTTCCACACCTTTCCGCGCTATCTGCTCGAGCAGGGCGTCGCGACCGAGGCCGAGCTCGAACTTATCCGTGCTCAGGTCGAGGAAGAGGTCAATGTCGCGACCGACATCGCGCTCGCGGCGCCACAGCCGGCACTGTCGACGATCTACGACTACGTCTACTCGCCCGATGTCGACCCCACAGCCGAACAGTTCGACACCGAGGACGATCCGCAGTTCAGCGGTGACCCGACCACGATGGTCGACCTGCTGAATGCCTGCCTCAAGGACGAGATGGCGCGCGACCCGAAGATCCTGATCTTCGGACAGGATGTGGCTGACGCCTCGAAGGAATCGGCCTTGCCGGATGTGAAGGGGAAGGGCGGGGTATTCAAGGTCACCTGGGGGCTGCAGAAGCAGTTCGGCAGCAATCGCGTCTACAATTCGCCGCTTGCCGAAGCCAACATCGTCGGTCGCGCGATTGGTCTGGCGACCCGCGGGATGAAGCCGGTCGTCGAGATCCAGTTCTTCGACTACATCTGGCCGGCGTACATGCAGCTGCGCGACGAACTCGCGCTGATGCGCTGGCGCTCCAACAACACCTTCGCCTCGCCCGTCGTCGTTCGCGTGACCTACGGCGGCTACCTCAAGGGCGGTGCGGTCTATCACTCGCAGACGGGTGCCGCGATCTTCACCGGTGTGCCCGGGCTCCGGGTGATCTGCCCGAGCACGGCACTCGATGCGAACGGTTTGCTGCGCACCGCCATTCGCTGCGAAGATCCGGTGCTCTTCCTCGAGCACAAGCACCTCTATCGCCAGGCCTACAACAAGGGTTCCTACCCGGGCCCGAATTTCATGATCCCGTTCGGCAAGGCGAAGGTCGTTCGTGAGGGCACCGACGCCACGGTGATCACCTACGGTGCCGTGGTGCAGCGCACGATTCAGGCAGCGAAGGAGCTCGAGGAAGCCACCGGCAAGCGGGTCGAGGTCATCGACCTCCGCTCGCTCAACCCGGTCGACTGGGACACCATCGCCGACTCGGTGAAGAAGACCAATCGCGTCATCGTCGCCTACGAGGATTCACTCTCGTGGGGCTACGGCTCGGAGATCAGCGCGAAGATCGCTGATGAAATGTTCCACTGGCTCGACGCCCCCGTCCGCCGCGTTGCCGCCACCGACACCTTCGTGGCCTATGCGCCCGAACTCGAGGACGTGATCCTGCCCCAGACCGCGACGCTCAAGGCGGCGATGGAAGAGATCCTCGCCTACTGA